A portion of the Calothrix sp. 336/3 genome contains these proteins:
- a CDS encoding PP2C family serine/threonine-protein phosphatase has protein sequence MNSLTQVSHWRIVAASICGTSHLKNEQLCQDAHHFLTLPNDILVVAAADGAGSASLGKVGAMVAVETAVESICRQGISRETFQDDGQVRSLLMEAIFNARSAVAQEAVACGTQAQELASTLIIAIATPEAVAVGQIGDGVAVARNAQGNLIALTKPDNGEYMNETTFLVSPGALETTQINIWHQAIVNIGVLTDGLQMLAMNMATSAPHKPFFLPLFDFVAKVDDRTVAKEQLVKFLRSERITERTDDDLTLVLAAFGN, from the coding sequence ATGAATTCCTTAACACAGGTATCTCACTGGCGGATAGTCGCAGCGTCAATATGCGGCACTAGCCACTTAAAAAACGAACAGCTGTGTCAGGATGCTCACCATTTTTTGACATTGCCCAATGACATTTTAGTTGTTGCCGCAGCGGATGGTGCGGGTTCGGCATCCTTAGGTAAGGTAGGGGCAATGGTAGCAGTAGAAACGGCTGTGGAAAGTATTTGTCGTCAGGGAATCAGTCGAGAAACCTTTCAGGATGATGGGCAAGTACGATCGCTACTCATGGAGGCAATATTTAATGCCAGAAGTGCAGTTGCTCAGGAAGCTGTAGCCTGCGGAACCCAAGCGCAGGAACTAGCAAGTACCTTAATTATTGCGATCGCCACACCAGAAGCTGTAGCAGTTGGGCAAATTGGTGATGGTGTTGCCGTTGCCAGGAATGCTCAAGGTAATTTGATTGCCCTGACCAAGCCTGATAATGGTGAATATATGAACGAGACAACTTTTTTGGTTTCTCCCGGAGCCTTAGAAACCACGCAGATCAATATTTGGCATCAAGCAATAGTCAACATTGGCGTTTTAACCGATGGCTTACAGATGCTAGCGATGAATATGGCAACTAGTGCCCCCCACAAACCTTTCTTTTTGCCTCTTTTTGACTTTGTGGCGAAGGTAGATGATCGGACAGTGGCAAAGGAACAACTAGTGAAATTTCTGCGCTCAGAACGAATTACTGAACGGACTGACGATGATCTCACCCTGGTGTTAGCAGCCTTCGGTAATTAG
- a CDS encoding VWA domain-containing protein encodes MTDTLRLDEVVEFAENPEPRCPCVLLLDTSGSMQGTAIDALNQGLLSFKDELTKNSLAARRVEVAIVTFDSHVNVVQDFVTADQFNPPILTAQGLTTMGSGIIKALEMIQERKSQYRANGVAYYRPWVFMITDGEPQGEADNMIDQATQRLQADEASKRVAFFTVGVENANMTRLTQMTVRTPLKLNGLNFVEMFVWLSASMSAVSHSQVDEQVALPPIGWGSV; translated from the coding sequence ATGACTGATACATTAAGACTTGATGAAGTAGTAGAATTTGCTGAGAATCCAGAGCCACGCTGTCCATGCGTGTTATTACTGGATACATCAGGTTCCATGCAAGGAACAGCGATTGATGCCTTGAACCAGGGATTATTAAGTTTTAAAGACGAATTGACGAAAAATTCCTTGGCGGCTCGGCGGGTAGAAGTGGCGATCGTCACCTTTGATAGTCATGTCAATGTGGTGCAAGATTTTGTCACAGCTGACCAGTTTAATCCACCAATCTTAACGGCTCAAGGATTAACTACCATGGGTTCTGGGATTATTAAGGCACTGGAAATGATTCAGGAGCGCAAATCCCAGTATCGTGCCAATGGAGTTGCCTACTATCGCCCTTGGGTATTCATGATTACCGATGGTGAGCCCCAAGGGGAAGCTGATAATATGATTGATCAGGCGACCCAGCGTTTGCAGGCAGATGAGGCAAGTAAGCGTGTTGCATTTTTTACCGTTGGTGTGGAAAATGCCAATATGACCCGTCTAACGCAAATGACAGTTCGCACTCCTTTAAAACTGAATGGCTTAAACTTTGTGGAAATGTTTGTCTGGCTATCGGCAAGTATGTCAGCCGTCTCCCATTCTCAAGTAGATGAACAGGTAGCATTACCACCCATTGGCTGGGGATCTGTTTAA
- a CDS encoding response regulator, producing the protein MHNYGTFNQLTSLSLLRHLTNSADSTCLQVFGQSVSWSIYLEEGKIIYATHSVEPFDILERHLRRFSQHIPTLTSEVRVQLRLLFELEANQELLSFDDVNHERKIINLSPPEYQAICWLINQKYLQANQAAMLVQEIVKEVLQSFLLVKKGSYELKNGSQLTPVICKLNTNKILERSQQRIIDWQSLAPEINSPYQRPYLRLNSHQDSYSLPGVQPEMTAQMKGFSLRHLGTILQQDELELAKKLYPAIKNGTIVLHEPDPPFDRLPKTYISLKEELTLLPEKKHWDNINTVTFGQIPETSKTFSLPEQYDVLTQEETENHQTILPAGISSLSQETVPSRQIYKIVSVDDSPTILREISRYLEDENFSVVAINDPLKAIMSIIRHKPDMILLDLHMQGIDGYELCRLIRNNSIFRATPILMVTGSKGIIDRVKARLVGASGYLTKPFDRADLLKMVFMHLT; encoded by the coding sequence ATGCATAATTACGGTACATTCAATCAATTAACCTCCCTGAGTTTATTAAGACACCTGACTAATTCTGCTGATAGTACTTGTTTACAAGTATTTGGTCAGTCTGTTTCCTGGTCTATTTACCTAGAGGAAGGGAAAATTATCTATGCAACTCATTCTGTTGAACCATTTGATATTCTAGAGCGACATTTACGTCGTTTTAGTCAACATATTCCCACCCTGACGAGTGAAGTTCGTGTACAGTTACGTTTGTTATTTGAGTTAGAAGCTAATCAAGAACTACTCAGCTTCGATGATGTAAATCATGAACGGAAAATCATTAATCTATCTCCTCCAGAATATCAAGCAATTTGCTGGTTAATTAATCAAAAATATTTACAAGCTAATCAAGCAGCAATGTTAGTTCAGGAGATTGTGAAAGAAGTATTGCAATCATTCCTCCTAGTGAAAAAAGGTAGCTATGAACTCAAAAATGGTAGCCAATTAACACCAGTAATTTGTAAATTAAATACAAATAAGATTCTCGAACGTAGTCAGCAAAGAATCATCGATTGGCAGTCATTAGCACCAGAGATTAATTCTCCCTATCAACGTCCGTACCTGAGACTCAACTCCCATCAAGACAGCTACAGCTTACCAGGTGTACAGCCAGAAATGACCGCGCAGATGAAAGGTTTTAGCTTGCGTCATTTGGGAACTATCCTCCAACAAGATGAATTAGAACTAGCAAAAAAACTATACCCGGCGATTAAGAATGGGACAATTGTTTTGCATGAACCAGATCCACCTTTTGACAGATTGCCAAAAACATATATTTCCCTGAAAGAAGAATTAACCTTGCTGCCAGAGAAGAAACATTGGGACAATATTAATACCGTCACATTCGGTCAAATTCCAGAAACCAGCAAAACTTTTTCCTTACCAGAGCAGTATGATGTACTGACCCAAGAGGAGACAGAAAACCATCAAACAATTCTTCCAGCAGGAATTTCCAGTCTTTCCCAGGAAACTGTCCCTAGTCGGCAAATATATAAAATAGTCTCCGTGGATGATAGTCCGACAATCTTAAGGGAAATTAGTCGTTACTTAGAAGATGAGAATTTTTCTGTCGTAGCAATTAACGATCCCCTGAAAGCTATCATGTCGATTATTCGTCATAAACCAGACATGATTTTGCTGGATTTACATATGCAGGGTATAGATGGTTATGAGCTTTGTCGTTTGATTCGGAATAATTCTATTTTCAGAGCCACACCAATTTTGATGGTTACGGGTAGCAAGGGAATTATCGATAGAGTCAAAGCTCGGTTAGTAGGTGCATCTGGATACTTGACTAAGCCCTTTGACCGCGCAGATTTACTGAAAATGGTGTTTATGCATTTGACATAG
- a CDS encoding PleD family two-component system response regulator, producing MATVLVVDDTPSQVELINSFLSDSGYDVLTAYNCRDGMEKAVTHQPDAIITDVVMPEMSGFEFCRKLKKNPATAKLPIIICSSKDKEIDRIWGMRQGAEVYLTKPFTRQQLLRAVTLVVG from the coding sequence ATGGCAACTGTTCTAGTGGTTGATGATACACCCTCCCAAGTGGAGCTAATTAATAGTTTTTTAAGTGACAGTGGTTATGACGTATTGACAGCATATAATTGTCGGGATGGGATGGAGAAAGCTGTTACCCATCAACCAGATGCGATTATTACTGATGTGGTGATGCCAGAAATGAGCGGTTTTGAATTTTGCCGCAAATTAAAGAAAAATCCAGCTACTGCCAAATTACCTATCATTATTTGTAGTTCCAAGGATAAGGAAATTGACAGGATTTGGGGAATGCGTCAGGGAGCGGAAGTTTATCTCACCAAACCATTTACTAGACAACAATTACTGCGAGCGGTGACGTTGGTTGTAGGTTAA
- the pheT gene encoding phenylalanine--tRNA ligase subunit beta, producing the protein MRISLNWLKELVEIKLDPEQLAETLTIAGFEVEDIEDRRTWADGVVVGKVLERQPHPNADKLSVCQVDIGTGENLNIVCGASNVRADIYVPVATVGTYLPNIDLKIKPAKLRGVPSQGMICSLKELGLPTEVDGIYIFPLEDMQLGSDVRPLLGLDDVILDVTATANRADTLSMVGIAREVAALTTADLYITPPEPITAVGNTGNLAVKIADTQACPAYFATEIQNVKIAPSPEWIQVRLRAAGMRPINNVVDITNYVLLEWGQPLHAFDRERLLSVGGGNKLTVGVRFANSGESLKTLDGQTRNLATQNLLITANDKPVCLAGVMGGEETEVHEGTTNLILEAALFESVAVRRSSRSVGLRSESSGRYERGVNSAGLEIACHRALSLITEIAGGQITEQAVSDTRPDPSTVTRTIELRLERVNQVLGPVYLGEKTGELQPGDVESTLTALGCQVTATGAGTWTVVVPPYRYRDLEREIDLIEEVARLYGYDNFCDTLPEKTEAGYIPVDLELVRKLRACMRAEGLTELMQYSLVKPEAGTHIVLSNPLLAEYSALRTDLISGLIDAFQYNLEQGNGSLNGFEIGRTFWSEEEGLREAEAIAGILGGDTTSSKWSTSGREQPMTWFEAKGVLESIFQQMGAQVEYQPDCRDSRLHPGRTASLWLAGTRLGIFGQLHPQLRQDKGLPDAVYVFELDLDVLLDTLERDEILVPTFKTYSTFPAADRDIAFFAPVQITVAEIKREITKAGKGLLESVELFDEYRGSNVPQGQRSLAFRLMYRVGDRTLTDTEVEPVHNKVREALVEKFGVALRS; encoded by the coding sequence ATGCGTATCTCGTTAAATTGGCTAAAAGAACTAGTAGAGATAAAACTTGATCCCGAACAGTTAGCAGAGACGCTGACGATCGCCGGGTTTGAGGTAGAAGATATAGAAGACCGTCGCACTTGGGCTGATGGTGTGGTTGTTGGTAAAGTTTTAGAACGCCAACCCCATCCCAACGCAGATAAATTAAGTGTTTGTCAAGTAGACATTGGTACAGGAGAAAACTTAAATATTGTCTGTGGTGCGAGTAATGTTCGTGCTGATATATACGTTCCCGTGGCAACTGTCGGGACTTACTTACCAAACATTGATTTAAAAATCAAACCAGCAAAATTACGGGGTGTCCCATCCCAGGGAATGATTTGTTCCCTGAAAGAACTCGGTTTACCCACTGAAGTTGATGGCATTTATATCTTTCCTCTGGAAGATATGCAATTGGGTAGTGATGTGCGTCCATTGCTGGGTTTAGATGATGTGATTCTCGATGTCACTGCCACAGCTAACCGAGCAGATACCTTAAGTATGGTCGGTATCGCTAGGGAAGTTGCTGCCCTCACGACAGCAGATTTATATATCACCCCACCAGAGCCAATTACAGCAGTTGGGAATACAGGTAACTTGGCAGTTAAAATCGCAGATACTCAAGCCTGTCCTGCATACTTTGCTACAGAAATTCAAAACGTCAAAATTGCTCCCTCCCCCGAATGGATACAGGTACGATTACGGGCAGCCGGGATGCGTCCTATCAATAATGTTGTAGATATTACCAACTACGTCTTATTAGAATGGGGGCAACCACTCCACGCCTTTGATCGAGAAAGATTGTTAAGTGTGGGAGGGGGCAACAAATTAACCGTGGGTGTGCGTTTTGCCAACTCTGGAGAATCCTTAAAAACCCTTGACGGACAAACCCGTAATCTGGCAACTCAGAACTTATTAATCACTGCCAACGATAAACCAGTATGTTTAGCTGGGGTGATGGGAGGAGAAGAAACAGAAGTTCACGAGGGAACAACAAATCTGATTTTAGAAGCAGCTCTGTTTGAATCTGTAGCTGTCCGTCGTTCCTCCCGCAGTGTCGGTTTACGTAGCGAATCCTCTGGAAGATACGAGCGGGGTGTCAACAGCGCAGGTTTAGAAATTGCCTGTCATCGTGCTTTAAGTCTCATCACGGAAATTGCTGGTGGACAGATTACAGAGCAAGCAGTTAGTGATACCCGTCCCGATCCCAGTACTGTGACTCGTACCATAGAGTTACGTTTGGAGCGAGTCAATCAGGTTCTTGGACCAGTATACCTGGGAGAGAAAACCGGAGAATTACAACCTGGGGATGTGGAAAGTACTCTCACCGCTTTAGGATGCCAGGTGACAGCAACTGGTGCAGGAACTTGGACTGTGGTGGTTCCCCCCTATCGCTACCGTGATTTAGAGAGAGAAATTGATTTAATTGAAGAAGTCGCCCGTCTCTACGGTTACGATAACTTTTGTGATACTCTCCCCGAAAAGACCGAAGCTGGTTATATCCCCGTAGATTTAGAACTGGTACGTAAGCTACGGGCTTGTATGCGGGCAGAGGGGCTGACAGAATTGATGCAATACTCCCTGGTGAAGCCAGAAGCCGGAACCCATATAGTTCTTTCTAACCCCCTCCTAGCTGAGTATTCTGCCCTGCGAACAGACTTAATTTCCGGGTTAATTGACGCTTTTCAATATAACTTGGAACAGGGTAATGGTTCCCTGAACGGTTTTGAAATTGGGCGAACTTTCTGGTCAGAAGAAGAGGGATTACGAGAAGCGGAGGCGATCGCCGGGATTCTGGGGGGCGATACCACCTCTAGTAAATGGTCTACAAGTGGGCGAGAACAGCCTATGACCTGGTTTGAAGCCAAGGGAGTCCTGGAAAGTATTTTTCAGCAAATGGGCGCTCAGGTCGAATACCAGCCCGATTGTCGTGATTCTCGCCTCCATCCTGGACGTACTGCCTCTCTGTGGTTAGCAGGGACTCGTCTGGGAATTTTTGGGCAACTACACCCCCAACTTCGACAAGATAAGGGTTTACCTGATGCTGTCTATGTCTTTGAACTGGACTTAGATGTTTTGCTAGATACTCTAGAACGGGATGAAATTCTGGTTCCTACCTTTAAAACCTATTCCACTTTCCCGGCTGCGGACAGAGATATTGCCTTTTTTGCACCAGTGCAAATTACTGTTGCTGAGATTAAGCGAGAAATTACCAAAGCTGGTAAAGGATTACTCGAATCAGTGGAACTATTTGATGAGTACCGTGGTAGTAACGTTCCCCAAGGACAACGGAGTTTAGCCTTTCGTCTGATGTATCGAGTAGGCGATCGCACCCTCACAGATACAGAAGTCGAACCTGTACATAACAAAGTTCGAGAAGCTTTAGTAGAAAAATTCGGCGTTGCCCTCAGAAGTTAG
- a CDS encoding YciI family protein, which yields MPKYIMWGSYCEDVLEKRVPHRQAHLDGLAQQKASGVLVTIGPTKDITQVFAIYDAPDEETVRQLVENDPYWQHSIWTEYSIKEWIQAI from the coding sequence ATGCCCAAATACATCATGTGGGGTTCCTATTGCGAAGACGTTTTAGAAAAACGTGTCCCCCATCGCCAAGCACATTTAGACGGACTAGCCCAACAAAAAGCATCCGGTGTACTAGTTACCATTGGTCCCACCAAGGATATCACCCAGGTGTTTGCTATTTATGATGCACCAGATGAAGAGACAGTCAGGCAATTAGTGGAAAATGACCCCTATTGGCAACATAGTATCTGGACAGAATACTCTATCAAAGAGTGGATACAAGCAATATAA
- a CDS encoding glucose-1-phosphate adenylyltransferase, which yields MKKVLAIILGGGAGTRLYPLTKLRAKPAVPVAGKYRLIDIPVSNCINSEIYKIYVLTQFNSASLNRHIARTYSFAGFSEGFVEVLAAQQTPDSPSWFQGTADAVRKYLWLLEEWDNEEFLILSGDHLYRMDYRQFLQRHRDTNADITLSVIPIDDRRASDFGLMKIDESNGRVVSFSEKPKGDELAQMRVDTTILGLTPEQAQAQPYIASMGIYVFKREVLIKLLKESLERTDFGKEIIPDAAKDYNVQAFLYDGYWEDIGTIEAFYNANLALTQQPLPPFSFYDEQAPIYTRPRYLPPTKLLDCNVTQSMIGEGCILRNCRITHSVLGVRSRIESGCIIEDSLLMGSDFYQNSAERQCSLTKGDIPVGIGTDSIIRRAIIDKNARIGHDVKIINKDNVQEAEREKQGFYIRSGITVILKNATIPDGTVI from the coding sequence GTGAAAAAAGTTTTAGCAATCATTCTCGGCGGTGGCGCGGGAACGCGCTTGTACCCGCTAACCAAGTTACGCGCGAAACCAGCAGTACCAGTTGCAGGTAAGTATCGTCTCATCGATATCCCTGTCAGTAACTGTATCAATTCAGAAATTTATAAAATATACGTTCTGACTCAGTTCAACTCAGCTTCCTTAAATCGTCACATTGCCCGCACCTACAGTTTTGCAGGTTTTAGTGAAGGATTTGTGGAAGTCCTTGCTGCACAGCAAACACCAGATAGCCCTAGTTGGTTCCAAGGTACTGCCGATGCGGTACGTAAGTATTTGTGGCTATTGGAAGAATGGGATAATGAAGAGTTTCTTATCCTTTCTGGTGATCACTTGTATCGCATGGACTATCGGCAATTTTTGCAACGTCACCGGGATACAAATGCAGATATTACCCTTTCGGTAATTCCTATTGACGATCGCCGTGCTTCTGATTTTGGTTTAATGAAAATTGATGAAAGCAACGGTCGAGTAGTCAGCTTTAGTGAGAAACCGAAGGGTGATGAATTAGCACAAATGCGTGTAGATACCACCATCCTGGGATTGACACCAGAACAAGCCCAAGCACAACCCTATATTGCCTCTATGGGGATTTACGTCTTCAAGAGAGAAGTACTAATCAAACTCCTGAAGGAATCCCTAGAAAGAACAGATTTCGGTAAAGAAATTATTCCCGATGCCGCGAAGGATTATAACGTCCAAGCCTTTCTCTATGATGGCTACTGGGAAGATATTGGAACCATTGAGGCATTTTACAACGCCAACTTGGCTCTTACCCAACAACCCCTACCTCCCTTTAGTTTCTACGATGAGCAGGCTCCAATTTATACCCGTCCTCGCTACTTGCCACCAACGAAATTATTAGATTGTAATGTCACCCAATCGATGATTGGCGAGGGTTGTATTCTGAGAAATTGTCGGATTACTCACTCTGTTTTAGGTGTGCGATCGCGGATTGAATCCGGCTGTATCATCGAAGATTCCTTGCTCATGGGTTCGGACTTTTACCAAAATTCCGCCGAACGTCAATGCAGCTTGACTAAGGGTGATATTCCCGTTGGGATTGGAACTGACAGCATTATTCGTCGTGCCATTATCGACAAAAATGCTCGCATCGGTCACGATGTCAAAATTATCAACAAAGATAATGTGCAAGAAGCAGAACGGGAAAAACAAGGTTTCTATATCCGTAGCGGTATCACTGTCATCTTGAAAAATGCCACCATTCCCGACGGAACAGTAATTTAG
- a CDS encoding AAA family ATPase — protein MSQTLNSSLLLASLAQIIFPSQNSSQPSLILLIGLPGSGKSTLAQKILQECPQMRLLGTDAIRGQLFGNEAIQGSWLLIWREIRRQFSQAQSQNQSIIFDATNAQRRQRRDMINLARDSGMVTITAIWLQTPVWLCLARNRNRGRKVPEDVIFRMYRQLRDVPPSTTEGIDHILTLM, from the coding sequence ATGAGTCAGACTCTTAATTCCTCCTTACTCCTTGCATCTCTAGCACAGATAATATTTCCCTCACAAAACTCTTCTCAACCATCATTGATTTTGTTGATTGGGCTACCTGGTAGCGGTAAATCAACCCTTGCCCAGAAAATTTTACAAGAATGCCCCCAGATGCGTCTCCTAGGGACTGATGCCATCCGGGGGCAACTTTTTGGTAATGAGGCAATTCAGGGGTCTTGGTTGCTAATTTGGCGGGAAATTAGACGACAATTTTCCCAAGCCCAATCTCAAAATCAGAGTATCATTTTCGATGCGACCAATGCTCAACGCCGTCAACGTCGAGATATGATCAATTTAGCCCGTGATTCCGGGATGGTCACGATTACAGCTATTTGGTTGCAAACTCCTGTCTGGTTATGCTTGGCACGGAATCGCAATAGGGGACGAAAAGTCCCAGAAGATGTGATTTTTCGGATGTATCGTCAGTTGCGGGATGTTCCTCCATCTACCACGGAAGGAATAGACCATATCCTTACCTTAATGTAG
- a CDS encoding DUF427 domain-containing protein — protein sequence MFRPEPTPPQPGQESVWDYPRPPRLEATNKHIQIIFNGVAIADTHNAQRVLETSHPPVYYLPPADIQMQYLIPASGSSFCEWKGLAGYYSISVGEKKVQNAAWFYANPTANFTAIENYVAFYAHLMDACYVDGEKAEPQPGNFYGGWVTSDIVGPFKGIPGSWGW from the coding sequence ATGTTTAGACCTGAACCAACCCCACCCCAACCAGGACAGGAATCCGTCTGGGATTATCCCCGTCCCCCCCGTTTGGAAGCGACAAACAAACATATTCAAATTATTTTTAATGGCGTGGCGATCGCTGATACTCACAATGCTCAACGGGTACTAGAAACTAGTCATCCTCCTGTCTATTACCTACCTCCAGCAGATATCCAGATGCAATACCTAATTCCTGCTTCTGGATCGAGTTTTTGTGAATGGAAAGGGTTAGCGGGTTATTACAGTATCAGCGTTGGTGAGAAAAAAGTGCAAAATGCCGCCTGGTTTTACGCTAATCCGACAGCTAATTTTACTGCTATTGAAAATTATGTCGCTTTTTATGCGCACCTCATGGATGCTTGTTATGTCGATGGCGAAAAAGCTGAACCCCAACCGGGAAACTTTTACGGTGGTTGGGTGACAAGTGATATTGTGGGACCTTTTAAAGGAATTCCTGGTAGTTGGGGATGGTAG
- the ispG gene encoding (E)-4-hydroxy-3-methylbut-2-enyl-diphosphate synthase, with protein MQTLPTLTTANAVPSQPTFDTTIKRRKTRPVKVGNVTIGGGYPVVVQSMINEDTLDIDGSVAGIRRLHEIGCEIVRVTVPSMAHAKALAEIKQKLIATYQDVPIVADVHHNGMKIALEVAKHIEKVRINPGLYVFEKPNLNRTEYTPAEFDEIGEKIRETLEPLVISLRDQGKAMRIGVNHGSLAERMLFTYGDTPEGMVESALEFIRICESLDFHNIVISMKASRVPVMVAAYRLMAKRMDELGMDYPLHLGVTEAGDGEYGRVKSTAGLAPLLADGIGDTIRVSLTEAPEKEIPVCYSILQALGLRKTMVEYVACPSCGRTLFNLEEVLHKVREATKHLTGLDIAVMGCIVNGPGEMADADYGYVGKTPGFISLYRGREEIKKVPEDQGVEELINLIKGDGRWVDP; from the coding sequence ATGCAAACTCTGCCTACGCTGACAACTGCGAATGCCGTACCCAGTCAACCCACCTTTGATACGACTATTAAACGGCGCAAAACCCGTCCCGTAAAAGTTGGCAACGTCACCATTGGAGGAGGTTATCCCGTGGTGGTGCAGTCAATGATTAATGAAGACACCCTAGATATAGATGGTTCTGTAGCTGGAATTCGTCGCTTACACGAAATTGGTTGCGAGATTGTCCGTGTTACCGTACCTAGCATGGCTCATGCCAAAGCGCTGGCGGAAATTAAACAAAAGCTAATTGCAACATACCAGGATGTACCTATTGTTGCTGATGTCCATCATAATGGCATGAAAATTGCTTTAGAAGTCGCCAAACATATCGAAAAAGTACGGATAAATCCAGGGTTATATGTATTTGAAAAACCCAATCTCAACCGTACAGAATACACACCAGCAGAATTTGATGAGATTGGCGAAAAAATCCGCGAAACGCTAGAACCTCTGGTGATTTCCTTGCGTGATCAAGGGAAAGCCATGCGTATCGGTGTCAATCATGGTTCTTTGGCAGAAAGAATGTTATTTACCTATGGCGATACCCCAGAAGGAATGGTGGAATCTGCCCTAGAATTTATTCGTATTTGTGAGTCTTTGGACTTTCACAATATTGTTATTTCCATGAAAGCGTCACGAGTTCCTGTGATGGTAGCAGCTTATCGTCTGATGGCGAAGCGTATGGATGAATTAGGGATGGATTATCCCCTCCATCTAGGTGTGACTGAAGCTGGTGACGGTGAGTATGGACGGGTGAAATCAACCGCAGGATTAGCTCCTCTCCTTGCCGATGGTATCGGTGATACGATTCGCGTTTCTCTCACCGAAGCACCCGAAAAGGAAATTCCTGTGTGTTACAGCATTCTCCAAGCCCTGGGACTGCGAAAAACCATGGTGGAGTACGTTGCTTGTCCTTCCTGTGGCAGAACTTTATTTAATCTCGAAGAAGTACTACACAAAGTCAGAGAAGCCACTAAACACCTAACTGGTTTAGATATTGCCGTTATGGGTTGTATCGTTAATGGTCCCGGTGAAATGGCTGATGCTGACTATGGATATGTAGGCAAAACTCCTGGTTTTATTTCTTTATACCGTGGTCGGGAAGAAATTAAAAAAGTCCCGGAAGACCAAGGTGTGGAGGAATTAATCAACTTAATTAAAGGGGACGGACGTTGGGTAGATCCCTAG